From Rhodococcus antarcticus, the proteins below share one genomic window:
- a CDS encoding MalY/PatB family protein translates to MIRDLTDDEARAALLCKWGEVATDVLPAWVAEMDYALAPPITRALTEAVAAGLTGYPRLGVGGPLGRAYAGFAERQFGHVVDPEQVLPVVDVTAGVRLALDAVGARGPMVMPVPGYAPQLDIAAITGRERLDLVVDPDAARAELDLDLLERHFANGARSLLLTQPHNPWGRAFTRAELEGVRDVVLRHGALVVSDEIHAPLVLPGAEHVPYLAVEGTAGHTVAVVAASKAFNIAGLKCAQLVTADPSLAERLRSVPMARNDSWSSLGVAASVAAYDHGDAWLAALRVRLGDQRALLGELLATHLPEARMRPLEATYLAWLDLRPYGHDDPAAVALERGKVRLSPGHHYHPGLSGHLRLNLATSPERLTEIVRRLARAVTATP, encoded by the coding sequence GTGATCCGGGACCTGACCGACGACGAGGCGCGCGCCGCGCTGCTCTGCAAGTGGGGCGAGGTCGCGACCGACGTGCTGCCCGCCTGGGTGGCCGAGATGGACTACGCGCTGGCCCCCCCGATCACGCGGGCGCTGACCGAGGCGGTGGCCGCCGGCCTCACCGGCTACCCCCGGCTCGGGGTCGGCGGGCCGCTCGGCCGGGCCTACGCCGGTTTCGCCGAGCGCCAGTTCGGCCACGTCGTGGACCCCGAGCAGGTGCTCCCGGTCGTCGACGTCACCGCGGGGGTGCGGCTCGCCCTGGACGCCGTGGGTGCGCGGGGTCCGATGGTGATGCCGGTGCCCGGCTACGCCCCGCAGCTCGACATCGCCGCGATCACCGGCCGGGAGCGCCTCGACCTGGTCGTCGACCCCGACGCCGCGCGGGCCGAGCTCGATCTCGACCTCCTCGAGCGGCACTTCGCGAACGGTGCCCGGTCCCTGCTGCTGACCCAGCCGCACAACCCCTGGGGCCGCGCCTTCACCCGCGCCGAGCTCGAGGGTGTGCGCGACGTCGTGCTGCGCCACGGCGCGCTGGTGGTCTCCGACGAGATCCACGCGCCCCTGGTCCTGCCCGGGGCCGAGCACGTGCCCTACCTCGCGGTCGAGGGCACGGCCGGTCACACCGTCGCGGTGGTGGCGGCGTCGAAGGCGTTCAACATCGCCGGGCTCAAGTGTGCTCAGCTCGTCACCGCCGACCCGTCACTCGCCGAGCGGTTGCGATCGGTTCCCATGGCGCGCAACGACTCCTGGTCGAGCCTGGGGGTGGCCGCCTCGGTGGCCGCCTACGACCACGGCGACGCGTGGCTCGCCGCGCTCCGGGTGCGCCTCGGCGACCAACGAGCGCTGCTGGGCGAGCTGCTGGCCACCCACCTCCCCGAGGCCCGGATGCGGCCGCTGGAGGCGACGTACCTGGCCTGGCTGGACCTGCGCCCCTACGGCCACGACGACCCCGCCGCGGTGGCCCTGGAGCGGGGGAAGGTGCGCCTCTCACCCGGGCACCACTACCACCCCGGGCTGAGCGGGCACCTGCGCCTCAACCTGGCCACCAGCCCCGAGCGGCTCACCGAGATCGTGCGCCGACTGGCCCGGGCGGTCACCGCAACGCCCTAG
- a CDS encoding TspO/MBR family protein yields MDARRLVTAVAPVVAAAGLGGLGSRRAPQTYARLRKPGWAPPASVFGPVWSMLYVGIGVAGWRLTGRTAPRVQALHLAQLALNGAWPITFFGVQDKRASLAIIAALDVAVTAEIAALRQTDPVAAGLLVPYLAWNLFASALNAKVGDPGAS; encoded by the coding sequence ATGGACGCACGACGACTCGTCACCGCTGTCGCCCCCGTGGTCGCGGCCGCCGGGCTCGGGGGTCTGGGTTCCCGCAGGGCCCCGCAGACCTACGCCCGGCTGCGCAAGCCCGGCTGGGCCCCGCCCGCGAGCGTGTTCGGCCCGGTGTGGTCGATGCTCTACGTGGGGATCGGGGTGGCGGGCTGGCGGCTGACCGGCCGGACGGCGCCGCGGGTGCAGGCGCTGCACCTGGCGCAGCTGGCGCTCAACGGGGCGTGGCCGATCACCTTCTTCGGCGTGCAGGACAAGCGGGCGTCCCTGGCGATCATCGCCGCGCTGGACGTCGCGGTGACGGCCGAGATCGCCGCGCTGCGGCAGACCGACCCCGTGGCCGCCGGGCTGCTCGTGCCATACCTGGCCTGGAACCTGTTCGCCAGCGCGCTCAACGCGAAGGTCGGCGACCCCGGCGCGTCCTGA
- the purT gene encoding formate-dependent phosphoribosylglycinamide formyltransferase, which produces MVTIGTPLSENATRVMLLGSGELAKEVLIALQRLGVETIAVDRYADAPGHQVAHHARTITMSDPAALRALIEAEKPDVVVPEIEAIATPTLVELEAEGVRVVPTARAARLTMDREGIRRLAAETLGLPTSGYEFCDSLDELRDAAGRIGFPCVVKPVVSSSGKGQSTLRSDEDVETAWSYAMAGGRVTGTRVIVEGFVDFDYEITLLTVRAADGTHFCEPIGHRQERGDYVESWQPQRMSDAALERAQHIARTVTDDLGGRGIFGVELFVRGDDVWFSEVSPRPHDTGLVTISTQHQNEFELHARALLGLPVDTSLHSPGASAVIYGGVEATGIVFDGVDEALALPGVDLRLFGKPESFTRRRMGVALARAADTDSARSTATRAAALVRPRAV; this is translated from the coding sequence ATGGTCACCATCGGAACGCCGCTGTCGGAGAACGCCACCCGGGTGATGCTGCTGGGCTCCGGCGAGCTGGCCAAGGAGGTGCTGATCGCGCTGCAGCGCCTGGGCGTCGAGACCATCGCCGTGGACCGCTACGCCGACGCACCCGGGCACCAGGTCGCCCACCACGCCCGCACGATCACCATGAGCGACCCGGCCGCCCTCCGCGCCCTGATCGAGGCCGAGAAGCCCGACGTGGTGGTCCCCGAGATTGAGGCCATCGCCACCCCGACCCTGGTGGAGCTGGAGGCCGAAGGTGTCCGCGTGGTGCCCACCGCCCGGGCGGCCCGGCTCACCATGGACCGCGAGGGGATCCGTCGCCTGGCCGCGGAGACCCTGGGGCTGCCGACGAGTGGCTACGAGTTCTGCGACTCCCTCGACGAGCTGCGCGACGCCGCGGGTCGGATCGGCTTCCCGTGCGTGGTGAAGCCGGTGGTGTCGAGCTCGGGCAAGGGCCAGTCCACGCTGCGCAGCGACGAGGACGTGGAGACCGCGTGGAGCTACGCCATGGCCGGCGGCCGCGTGACCGGCACCCGGGTCATCGTCGAGGGCTTCGTCGACTTCGACTACGAGATCACGCTGCTGACCGTGCGCGCCGCCGACGGCACCCACTTCTGCGAGCCCATCGGGCACCGCCAGGAGCGCGGCGACTACGTGGAGAGCTGGCAGCCCCAGCGGATGAGCGACGCCGCCCTGGAGCGCGCCCAGCACATCGCCCGCACCGTCACCGACGACCTCGGCGGCCGCGGCATCTTCGGGGTGGAGCTGTTCGTGCGGGGCGACGACGTCTGGTTCAGCGAGGTCAGCCCGCGACCGCACGACACCGGCCTGGTCACGATCAGCACCCAGCACCAGAACGAGTTCGAGCTGCACGCCCGCGCGCTGTTGGGCCTGCCGGTGGACACCTCGCTGCACAGTCCCGGGGCGTCCGCGGTCATCTACGGCGGGGTCGAGGCCACCGGGATCGTGTTCGACGGGGTCGACGAGGCCCTGGCGCTGCCCGGGGTGGACCTGCGGCTGTTCGGCAAGCCGGAGAGCTTCACCCGGCGGCGGATGGGCGTGGCCCTGGCCCGCGCTGCCGACACCGACTCCGCCCGCTCCACGGCCACCCGGGCCGCCGCGCTCGTGCGTCCGCGGGCCGTCTGA
- a CDS encoding cytochrome P450: MTTPLFDVADPAFLADPYPAFAAARATGELQWHDGFRQKVALSHAACSAVLRDKGMGRLWSDREPAEEFPAFNLLHRNSLLESEPPTHTRLRRLVAGAFGRGHVERLRPVVQALAQRLVDELAEPLRDGAEADLLETVAAPLPVEVIAELLGVPAPVRPALRGWSNAIVRLYEPDPPLAQQVAAERAAADFVTAMRELVAARRTEPGDDLVSDMIAAQADGDGRLSDDELVATCALLLMAGHEATVNGVGNGVLALLQHPDQWARIVAGADLARAAEELLRYDSPLQLFERTATRDVVVAGVAVARGETVAALLGAAGRDPAVFSDPDALDVGRSPNPHLGFGVGLHYCLGAPLARIELQAVLGALAVRLPGMELAQLPQRRPEFVIRGLQELRLRL, translated from the coding sequence GTGACCACGCCGCTGTTCGACGTCGCCGACCCCGCCTTCCTCGCCGACCCGTACCCGGCGTTCGCCGCCGCGAGGGCGACCGGCGAGCTCCAGTGGCACGACGGCTTCCGGCAGAAGGTGGCGCTCAGCCACGCCGCCTGCTCGGCCGTGCTCCGGGACAAGGGCATGGGCCGGCTGTGGAGCGACCGCGAGCCGGCCGAGGAGTTCCCCGCGTTCAACCTGCTGCACCGGAACTCGCTGCTGGAGTCCGAGCCGCCCACCCACACGCGGCTGCGGCGGCTGGTGGCCGGGGCGTTCGGCCGCGGGCACGTGGAGCGGCTGCGACCGGTGGTGCAGGCGCTGGCCCAGCGGCTGGTCGACGAGCTGGCCGAGCCGCTGCGCGACGGTGCGGAGGCCGACCTGCTGGAGACCGTGGCCGCCCCGCTGCCGGTGGAGGTCATCGCGGAGCTGCTCGGGGTTCCGGCGCCGGTGCGGCCGGCGCTGCGCGGGTGGTCCAACGCGATCGTGCGGCTGTACGAGCCCGACCCGCCCCTGGCACAGCAGGTCGCGGCCGAGCGGGCAGCGGCGGACTTCGTCACGGCCATGCGCGAGCTGGTCGCCGCTCGGCGCACCGAGCCCGGGGACGACCTGGTCAGCGACATGATCGCCGCCCAGGCCGACGGCGACGGGCGGCTGTCGGACGACGAGCTCGTGGCCACCTGCGCGCTGCTGCTCATGGCCGGGCACGAGGCCACGGTGAACGGGGTGGGCAACGGGGTGCTGGCCCTGCTGCAGCACCCCGACCAGTGGGCGCGGATCGTGGCCGGGGCGGACCTGGCGCGGGCCGCGGAGGAGCTGCTGCGCTACGACTCCCCGCTGCAGCTGTTCGAGCGCACCGCCACCCGGGACGTGGTGGTCGCGGGGGTGGCGGTGGCGCGGGGCGAGACCGTGGCGGCGCTGCTGGGGGCGGCCGGCCGCGACCCCGCGGTGTTCTCCGACCCGGACGCGCTCGACGTGGGCCGCTCCCCGAACCCGCACCTCGGCTTCGGCGTGGGGCTGCACTACTGCCTGGGTGCCCCGCTGGCCCGGATCGAGCTGCAGGCAGTGCTGGGCGCGCTCGCCGTGCGGCTGCCGGGGATGGAGCTGGCGCAGCTCCCGCAGCGGCGCCCGGAGTTCGTGATCCGGGGGCTGCAGGAGCTGCGCCTGCGCCTGTGA
- a CDS encoding flavin-containing monooxygenase: protein MSQTLDRPADVAADPAQARVDQWLGAFEAGLAAGEVTALFTTDCYWRDLVAFTWNLKTVEGREQVADLVSARAADTAATGFRTLEPAAEDGGVTTAWIGFETAVGRGKGLLRLKEEDGEQRAWTLLTTLYELKGHEERKGTERPMGAEHGADRDRLSWAEKREQEAAELGYTTQPYVLVVGGGQGGIALAARLRHLDVPTIVIDKHPNPGDQWRSRYKSLCLHDPVWYDHLPYLDFPRTWPVFSPKDKIADWLESYTKIMELNYWSSTRATSARYDEATQTWVVEVERDGKAVVLRPTHLVLATGMSGKPLVPDYPGRDVFAGDQHHSSAHPGPDGYAGKRAVVIGSNNSAFDICGALWEKGVDVTMVQRSSTHIVKSASLMDLGLGDLYSERALEAGMTTEKADLTFASHPYRIMHEFQIPVYDAIRERDQDFYDRLEAAGFDHDWGDDGSGLFMKYLRRGSGYYIDVGSAELVADGSVHLAHGQVDHLTESSVVLADGTELPADLVVYATGYGSMNGWAADLIDEETADRLGKVWGLGSETTKDPGPWEGEQRNMWKPTQVEHLWMHGGNLHQSRHYSLYLALQLKARAEGIPTPVFGLQEVHHRA, encoded by the coding sequence ATGAGCCAGACCCTCGACCGCCCCGCCGACGTGGCCGCCGATCCCGCCCAGGCCCGGGTGGACCAGTGGCTCGGCGCCTTCGAGGCCGGTCTGGCCGCGGGTGAGGTCACCGCGCTGTTCACCACCGACTGCTACTGGCGAGACCTGGTGGCCTTCACCTGGAACCTGAAGACCGTCGAGGGCCGCGAGCAGGTGGCCGACCTGGTCTCCGCCCGGGCGGCCGACACCGCGGCCACCGGCTTCCGCACCCTGGAGCCCGCGGCCGAGGACGGCGGCGTCACCACCGCCTGGATCGGCTTCGAGACCGCCGTGGGCCGGGGCAAGGGCCTGCTGCGCCTGAAGGAGGAGGACGGCGAACAGCGTGCGTGGACCCTGCTCACCACGCTGTACGAGCTGAAGGGCCACGAGGAGCGCAAGGGCACCGAGCGGCCGATGGGGGCCGAGCACGGGGCCGACCGCGACCGGCTGAGCTGGGCGGAGAAGCGCGAGCAGGAGGCGGCCGAGCTCGGGTACACCACCCAGCCGTACGTGCTGGTCGTCGGCGGCGGGCAGGGCGGGATCGCCCTCGCGGCCCGGCTGCGCCACCTCGACGTGCCCACCATCGTCATCGACAAGCACCCGAACCCCGGGGACCAGTGGCGCAGCCGCTACAAGAGCCTCTGCCTGCACGACCCGGTCTGGTACGACCACCTACCCTACCTCGACTTCCCCCGCACCTGGCCGGTGTTCTCGCCCAAGGACAAGATCGCCGACTGGCTCGAGAGCTACACCAAGATCATGGAGTTGAACTACTGGAGCTCGACCCGGGCGACCAGCGCGCGCTACGACGAGGCCACCCAGACCTGGGTCGTCGAGGTCGAGCGCGACGGAAAGGCCGTGGTGCTGCGCCCGACCCACCTGGTGCTCGCCACCGGCATGTCGGGCAAGCCGCTCGTGCCGGACTACCCCGGCCGCGACGTCTTCGCCGGCGACCAGCACCACTCGAGCGCGCACCCCGGCCCGGACGGCTACGCGGGCAAGCGCGCCGTGGTCATCGGCTCCAACAACAGCGCCTTCGACATCTGCGGGGCGCTGTGGGAGAAGGGCGTCGACGTCACCATGGTGCAGCGCTCCAGCACCCACATCGTGAAGTCGGCCTCGCTGATGGACCTCGGCCTGGGCGACCTGTACTCCGAGCGCGCGCTGGAGGCGGGGATGACCACGGAGAAGGCGGACCTCACGTTCGCCTCGCACCCGTACCGGATCATGCACGAGTTCCAGATCCCGGTGTACGACGCGATCCGGGAGCGCGACCAGGACTTCTACGACCGGCTCGAGGCCGCGGGCTTCGACCACGACTGGGGCGACGACGGCAGCGGGCTGTTCATGAAGTACCTGCGCCGCGGCTCGGGCTACTACATCGACGTCGGCAGCGCGGAGCTCGTCGCGGACGGCAGCGTGCACCTGGCGCACGGCCAGGTCGACCACCTGACGGAGTCGTCGGTGGTGCTGGCCGACGGCACCGAGCTGCCGGCGGACCTCGTCGTCTACGCCACCGGCTACGGCTCCATGAACGGCTGGGCCGCGGACCTCATCGACGAGGAGACGGCCGACCGGCTCGGCAAGGTGTGGGGTCTGGGCTCGGAGACGACCAAGGACCCCGGGCCGTGGGAGGGCGAGCAGCGCAACATGTGGAAGCCCACCCAGGTCGAGCACCTCTGGATGCACGGCGGCAACCTGCACCAGTCGCGGCACTACTCGCTCTACCTGGCCCTGCAGCTCAAGGCCCGGGCCGAGGGCATCCCGACGCCCGTGTTCGGCCTGCAGGAGGTGCACCACCGGGCGTGA
- a CDS encoding methyltransferase → MDVLGTPSGDLELTRRPDDPRLRAFDAADALLLEHLREVDLTGTVVVLNDRWGALTTALAPHGVVSVSDSWVARESTWHNLARAGREAELRSVVEELPERVDVLVFRVPRTLALLEHELDLLAPRLHDGSVVVGAGMTKEVHTSTLATCEQLVGPTRTSLATRKARLIHVTVDAGLQRPPNPWPRSRVLPADAPAGLGGATVVHHAGVFSADHLDIGTRFLLEHLPRSDGRVVDLGCGDGVLGVAAGLASPQAQVVLTDASFLAVESARTTWRGVHGDRPVETMVGDGLTRAVGPVDLVLCNPPFHVGHAVSDTTAWRMFDQARHALVPGGELWVVGNRHLGHHARLGRLFGGCDVVASNAKFVVLRAVAR, encoded by the coding sequence GTGGACGTCCTGGGCACCCCCTCCGGCGACCTCGAGCTCACCCGCCGGCCCGACGACCCCCGGCTGCGGGCCTTCGACGCCGCCGACGCCCTCCTGCTGGAGCACCTGCGCGAGGTGGACCTGACCGGGACGGTCGTGGTCCTCAACGACCGCTGGGGGGCGCTGACCACCGCGCTCGCGCCGCACGGGGTGGTCTCGGTGTCCGACTCCTGGGTGGCCCGGGAGTCGACGTGGCACAACCTCGCCCGGGCCGGGCGCGAGGCCGAGCTGCGCTCCGTCGTCGAGGAGCTCCCCGAGCGCGTCGACGTGCTGGTCTTCCGCGTCCCGCGCACCCTGGCCCTGCTGGAGCACGAGCTGGACCTGCTGGCCCCGCGGCTGCACGACGGATCGGTGGTGGTGGGCGCCGGGATGACCAAGGAGGTGCACACCTCGACGCTGGCCACCTGCGAGCAGCTCGTCGGGCCCACCCGCACCTCGCTGGCCACCCGCAAGGCGCGGCTGATCCACGTCACCGTCGACGCCGGCCTGCAGCGACCGCCGAACCCGTGGCCGCGCAGCCGGGTGCTGCCCGCGGACGCGCCGGCCGGCCTCGGCGGGGCGACGGTGGTGCACCACGCCGGGGTGTTCTCCGCCGACCACCTGGACATCGGCACCCGCTTCCTGCTCGAGCACCTGCCCCGCAGCGACGGCCGGGTGGTCGACCTCGGCTGCGGGGACGGCGTGCTCGGGGTGGCCGCCGGGCTGGCGTCACCGCAGGCGCAGGTGGTGCTGACCGATGCGTCGTTCCTGGCCGTGGAGTCGGCGCGGACCACCTGGCGCGGGGTGCACGGCGACCGGCCCGTGGAGACGATGGTCGGCGACGGGCTCACCCGGGCGGTCGGACCGGTGGACCTCGTGCTGTGCAACCCGCCGTTCCACGTGGGCCACGCGGTGAGCGACACGACGGCGTGGCGGATGTTCGACCAGGCGCGGCACGCACTGGTGCCCGGGGGCGAGCTGTGGGTGGTGGGCAACCGGCACCTCGGCCACCACGCGCGGCTGGGCCGGCTGTTCGGCGGGTGCGACGTGGTGGCCAGCAACGCAAAGTTCGTGGTGCTGCGGGCCGTGGCGCGCTGA
- a CDS encoding AMP-binding protein encodes MTTAAAPSPAYREYLATRDALQANRTDLDAAQAGFTWPRLAEFNWALEHIDAVGADPERGARLALWIVEEDGSEAKYTYADMSERSNRVAVWLRSQGVGRGDRVILMLANQVELWDTILAVMKLGAVLIPTTTMMGPADLRDRVERGGARHVVVRSEDAVKFDDVPGSYTRIAVGEPVEGWLRHGDSASASTDFTVDGVTRGEDTLLLYFTSGTTAKPKLVEHTHTSYPVGHLSTMYWIGLQPGDVHLNVASPGWAKHAWSNVFAPWIAEACVLIVNYARFDADRLVDEIVRCGATTFCAPPTVWRMLIQADLGRVQVPLRELVGAGEPLNPEVIAQVRAAWGLTIRDGFGQTESSVQIANTPGQPLKEGSMGRPLPGFDVVLLDPVSGEPTQEGEISLSLDPRPVGLMVGYHGDAEKTAVVMRDGYYRTGDVGSRDADGYITYVGRADDVFKASDYRISPFELESVLIEHPAVAEAAVVPSPDPLRLAVPKAYVVLAAGHEPNRETALAVLQHARENLAPYKRIRRLEFMDLPKTISGKIRRVELRGREDELHADPAALPATEYRDDDFPELR; translated from the coding sequence GTGACCACCGCTGCTGCCCCGAGCCCCGCCTACCGCGAGTACCTGGCCACCCGCGACGCCCTGCAGGCCAACCGCACCGACCTCGACGCGGCGCAGGCCGGGTTCACCTGGCCCCGGCTGGCGGAGTTCAACTGGGCGCTGGAGCACATCGACGCCGTGGGGGCGGACCCCGAGCGCGGCGCTCGACTGGCCCTGTGGATCGTCGAGGAGGACGGCTCCGAGGCCAAGTACACCTACGCCGACATGAGCGAGCGCAGCAACCGGGTGGCGGTGTGGCTGCGCAGCCAGGGCGTCGGCCGCGGCGACCGGGTCATCCTCATGCTCGCCAACCAGGTGGAGCTGTGGGACACCATCCTCGCGGTGATGAAGCTCGGCGCCGTGCTCATCCCCACCACCACGATGATGGGCCCGGCCGACCTCCGCGACCGGGTGGAGCGCGGCGGTGCGAGGCACGTGGTGGTGCGCAGCGAGGACGCCGTCAAGTTCGACGACGTGCCGGGGTCCTACACCCGGATCGCGGTCGGCGAGCCTGTCGAGGGGTGGCTGCGCCACGGCGACAGCGCGTCCGCCTCCACCGACTTCACCGTGGACGGCGTCACCCGGGGCGAGGACACCCTGCTGCTGTACTTCACCTCCGGCACCACGGCCAAGCCCAAGCTCGTGGAGCACACCCACACCAGCTACCCGGTGGGCCACCTGTCCACGATGTACTGGATCGGCCTGCAGCCCGGCGACGTGCACCTCAACGTCGCCTCGCCCGGCTGGGCCAAGCACGCGTGGAGCAACGTCTTCGCGCCGTGGATCGCCGAGGCCTGCGTGCTCATCGTCAACTACGCCCGCTTCGACGCCGACCGCCTCGTCGACGAGATCGTCCGGTGCGGAGCGACGACGTTCTGCGCGCCACCGACGGTGTGGCGGATGCTCATCCAGGCTGACCTCGGCCGGGTGCAGGTACCGCTGCGCGAGCTGGTCGGGGCCGGCGAGCCGCTGAACCCCGAGGTCATCGCCCAGGTTCGTGCGGCCTGGGGGCTCACCATCCGCGACGGGTTCGGCCAGACGGAGTCCTCGGTGCAGATCGCGAACACACCCGGACAGCCGCTCAAGGAGGGTTCCATGGGCCGTCCGCTGCCCGGGTTCGACGTGGTGCTGCTCGACCCGGTCAGCGGGGAACCGACGCAGGAGGGCGAGATCAGCCTGTCGCTGGACCCGCGCCCGGTCGGGCTGATGGTCGGCTACCACGGGGACGCGGAGAAGACGGCCGTCGTCATGCGCGACGGGTACTACCGCACCGGGGACGTGGGTTCGCGCGATGCCGACGGCTATATCACCTACGTGGGCCGCGCGGACGACGTGTTCAAGGCCAGCGACTACCGGATCTCGCCGTTCGAGCTGGAGAGCGTGCTCATCGAGCACCCCGCGGTGGCCGAGGCCGCGGTGGTGCCCTCGCCGGACCCGCTGCGCCTGGCGGTGCCCAAGGCCTACGTGGTGCTGGCCGCCGGGCACGAGCCGAACCGGGAGACCGCGCTGGCCGTGCTGCAGCACGCCCGGGAGAACCTGGCCCCCTACAAGCGGATCCGACGCCTGGAGTTCATGGACCTGCCCAAGACGATCAGCGGCAAGATCCGGCGGGTAGAGCTGCGCGGGCGCGAGGACGAGCTGCACGCCGACCCGGCCGCACTGCCCGCCACCGAGTACCGCGACGACGACTTCCCCGAGCTGCGCTGA
- the pcp gene encoding pyroglutamyl-peptidase I, with the protein MTRVLVTAFEPFGGETVNPSAQAVAGLGVVEGATVTTAVLPVVYGRAWEVLLDAVRTHDPELVICVGQAGGRAGVTPERVAVNLDHARADDNAGQRPTEAPIVEDGPVGYFSTLPVGAIVAALDAAGITAAASSTAGHFVCNHVFYRLMHLLATERPGVRGGFVHVPWSAEQVAGRGGDPVSLPLDSIVEALRVVVRTSLVERVPPPP; encoded by the coding sequence GTGACACGTGTGCTCGTGACGGCGTTCGAGCCGTTCGGCGGTGAGACGGTGAACCCGTCCGCGCAGGCCGTGGCGGGGCTGGGCGTGGTCGAGGGGGCGACGGTGACCACCGCTGTTCTCCCGGTGGTCTACGGCCGGGCGTGGGAGGTCCTGCTCGACGCGGTCCGGACCCACGACCCCGAGCTCGTGATCTGCGTCGGCCAGGCCGGCGGCCGCGCGGGGGTCACCCCGGAGCGGGTGGCGGTCAACCTCGACCACGCGCGGGCCGACGACAACGCGGGCCAGCGGCCCACCGAGGCACCGATCGTGGAGGACGGCCCGGTCGGGTACTTCTCGACCCTGCCGGTGGGCGCGATCGTGGCCGCGCTGGACGCTGCGGGGATCACGGCCGCCGCGAGCTCCACCGCCGGGCACTTCGTCTGCAACCACGTCTTCTACCGGCTGATGCACCTGCTGGCCACCGAGCGACCCGGGGTGCGCGGCGGCTTCGTGCACGTCCCCTGGTCCGCCGAGCAGGTGGCCGGGCGCGGAGGTGACCCCGTGAGCCTGCCGCTGGACTCCATCGTGGAGGCGCTGCGGGTGGTCGTCCGGACCTCGCTGGTCGAGCGGGTCCCGCCGCCACCCTGA
- a CDS encoding GAF domain-containing protein, producing MAQGHSAVAAGTDLSRHARLLAAVHGAVLAGSVPPVRPRELVARSWNRVRASGLDPARCGTVEPVAAAEVERRRRRSALRTVVDELRTSLASIAEEARLIMVVTDAEGLLLWREGSSSVLRGADVLGFAEGADWSERTVGTNAIGTALVEGTPVQLFSAEHYAPTHHGWTCTACPVHDPRTGELLGVVDLSGPALTVHPTTIALVCTAVRLAEATLWRQHETRLDRLRSVAAPVLASVAGPAMVVDEHGWVAGVSGLSTRERVAVPAAGRPLAVPGVGLCVPEPLDGGWLLRGGASPAPLRLRLELGVRPEAVVHGATTWRHPLTTRHAELLLLLCLAGPDGLDAAALSTALHGDRAHLVAVRAEVSRLRRTLGGVLATKPYRIAPEVGVDLPDLSTSAFLRTCTAPGLRALTTDGRGPTP from the coding sequence ATGGCGCAGGGTCACTCGGCGGTCGCCGCGGGCACGGACCTGAGCCGGCACGCACGCCTGCTCGCGGCCGTGCACGGCGCGGTGCTCGCGGGCTCGGTCCCGCCGGTGCGCCCGCGCGAGCTGGTCGCCCGCTCCTGGAACCGGGTGCGGGCGAGCGGCCTTGACCCCGCGCGCTGCGGCACGGTCGAACCGGTGGCCGCGGCCGAGGTGGAGCGCCGCCGCCGCCGCAGCGCCCTGCGCACGGTGGTCGACGAGCTCCGCACGAGCCTGGCCTCGATCGCCGAGGAGGCCCGGCTGATCATGGTCGTGACCGACGCCGAGGGGCTGCTGCTGTGGCGCGAGGGCTCGTCCTCGGTGCTGCGGGGTGCGGACGTGCTGGGCTTCGCCGAGGGTGCGGACTGGTCGGAGCGCACGGTCGGCACCAACGCCATCGGCACGGCGCTCGTCGAGGGCACCCCCGTGCAGCTGTTCTCCGCCGAGCACTACGCCCCCACCCACCACGGCTGGACGTGCACCGCGTGCCCGGTGCACGACCCGCGCACCGGGGAGCTGCTCGGCGTGGTCGACCTCTCCGGCCCCGCGCTGACCGTCCACCCCACGACCATCGCGCTGGTGTGCACGGCCGTCCGCCTGGCCGAGGCCACCCTCTGGCGCCAGCACGAGACACGGCTGGACCGGCTCCGCTCGGTCGCGGCCCCGGTGCTCGCGTCGGTGGCTGGACCCGCCATGGTCGTCGACGAGCACGGCTGGGTGGCCGGGGTCAGCGGGCTGTCCACCCGGGAGCGCGTGGCGGTGCCCGCCGCCGGACGGCCGCTGGCCGTGCCCGGGGTGGGGCTGTGCGTCCCCGAGCCGCTGGACGGGGGCTGGTTGCTGCGCGGCGGGGCCAGCCCGGCGCCGCTGCGGCTGCGCCTGGAGCTCGGCGTGCGGCCGGAGGCGGTGGTGCACGGGGCCACCACCTGGCGGCACCCGCTGACCACGCGGCACGCCGAGCTGCTCCTGCTGCTGTGCCTGGCCGGACCTGACGGACTGGACGCCGCAGCGCTGAGCACCGCCCTGCACGGCGACCGCGCCCACCTGGTGGCCGTGCGCGCCGAGGTCTCCCGGCTGCGGCGCACCCTCGGCGGCGTGCTCGCCACGAAGCCCTACCGCATCGCCCCCGAGGTCGGGGTCGACCTGCCGGACCTGTCCACCAGCGCGTTCCTGCGCACCTGCACCGCTCCCGGGCTCCGGGCGCTGACCACCGACGGACGAGGACCCACACCGTGA